From Thermosipho africanus Ob7, the proteins below share one genomic window:
- a CDS encoding DUF4234 domain-containing protein, with protein sequence MIISFWGYTFFSILANIFVFFNEPISQILLTISSLFLMFLLFLFGRKIGKKFNVNFMWIFYIALFLALFSLLPLYLTSSYFTYFVAQFMSFLFILLYLKVILSIIKSKKSIFKFIVFSILTLGIYSYFFFYDIIKEIKKLN encoded by the coding sequence ATGATTATTTCTTTTTGGGGTTATACATTTTTTTCAATTTTAGCTAATATTTTTGTTTTCTTTAATGAACCTATTTCGCAAATATTGTTGACTATTTCATCGTTATTTTTAATGTTTTTACTATTCTTATTTGGTAGAAAAATTGGAAAGAAATTTAATGTAAACTTTATGTGGATTTTTTATATAGCGTTATTTCTTGCACTTTTCTCTCTGCTTCCTTTGTATTTAACCTCATCATATTTTACGTATTTTGTTGCGCAGTTTATGAGTTTTCTATTTATTTTGTTATATCTTAAGGTAATATTGAGTATAATAAAGTCAAAAAAATCAATTTTTAAGTTTATTGTATTTTCCATACTAACTCTTGGAATATATTCTTACTTTTTCTTTTATGACATTATAAAAGAAATTAAAAAACTAAATTGA
- the fabD gene encoding ACP S-malonyltransferase has product MKAFLFPGQGSQYSGMAKDFSKYPFWNDLSKRAEEVLNIDLINIMNGDEETLKLTENAQPAIFLASFVAFKHLESLGINYDIFAGHSLGEYTAFAAAGVYDFDFGIYLVRKRGEYISQAIEPGKGSMAAVLKISAEKVEELVKNYEGLYVANYNSSTQTVISGLKSSIQKFIEDCKNKGIRATELVVSGPFHTPFLESAREKLSKEIEHVKFKKPKVPIVLNSTAKESTDPEELKYYLLEQIAGPVYWLQSIRRMLELGVEEFIEVGPKNVLSNMLKREKIDIIHFSEIEEIEDSRV; this is encoded by the coding sequence ATGAAAGCTTTTTTATTTCCAGGTCAAGGTTCACAATATTCTGGAATGGCAAAGGATTTTTCTAAATATCCATTTTGGAATGATCTAAGTAAAAGAGCAGAAGAGGTGCTTAATATTGATTTAATAAATATCATGAATGGAGATGAAGAAACTCTAAAGTTAACCGAAAATGCGCAACCTGCAATATTTTTAGCTAGTTTTGTGGCTTTTAAACACTTAGAAAGCTTAGGAATAAACTATGATATATTTGCAGGGCATAGCCTGGGAGAGTATACCGCCTTTGCTGCAGCTGGGGTATACGATTTTGATTTTGGAATATATTTGGTAAGAAAAAGGGGAGAATATATTTCTCAAGCAATCGAGCCGGGAAAAGGAAGTATGGCTGCGGTTCTAAAAATCTCTGCTGAGAAAGTAGAAGAGCTTGTTAAAAATTATGAAGGTCTTTATGTTGCAAATTATAATTCTTCAACACAAACAGTTATAAGTGGTTTGAAATCATCTATTCAAAAATTTATAGAAGATTGTAAAAATAAAGGTATTAGAGCAACAGAATTGGTTGTTTCTGGACCTTTCCATACTCCCTTTTTAGAAAGTGCTCGCGAAAAACTTTCTAAAGAAATAGAACATGTTAAATTCAAAAAACCAAAAGTTCCGATTGTTTTAAATAGTACAGCAAAAGAATCGACTGACCCAGAGGAATTAAAATACTATTTACTTGAACAAATAGCAGGACCAGTTTACTGGTTGCAATCGATAAGAAGAATGTTAGAACTTGGAGTAGAAGAATTTATTGAAGTTGGTCCTAAAAATGTTTTATCAAATATGTTAAAAAGAGAAAAGATAGATATTATTCATTTTAGTGAGATAGAAGAAATAGAAGATTCCAGAGTTTGA
- a CDS encoding biotin transporter BioY — protein sequence MKTKDISLVALFVTLTIVGAQISIPIGTVPITLQVLMVFLTGYFLKPTLALLTQSIYLLLGIIGLPVFANFSGGFASIIGPTGGYLIAFPLAAWIISLSKKDYFSMFLHGILGIAIIYTLGVLVLNYHLHDFKKAFMIGVVPFIGIDFLKMCLAVIISKRVLKVVEA from the coding sequence ATGAAAACTAAAGATATATCATTAGTTGCGTTATTTGTAACTTTAACCATAGTCGGAGCACAAATATCAATTCCAATTGGGACTGTACCTATAACTTTACAGGTCTTAATGGTATTTTTAACTGGTTATTTTTTAAAACCCACACTTGCCCTTTTAACACAATCTATTTATCTTCTTTTAGGTATCATTGGCCTTCCTGTTTTTGCTAACTTTTCAGGAGGATTTGCAAGTATAATTGGTCCAACTGGTGGATATTTAATTGCTTTTCCTTTAGCTGCTTGGATAATTTCTCTATCTAAGAAAGATTATTTTTCTATGTTTTTACATGGGATATTGGGAATTGCAATCATCTACACATTAGGGGTTTTGGTTTTAAATTATCATTTGCACGATTTTAAAAAAGCTTTTATGATCGGAGTTGTTCCATTTATTGGAATAGATTTTTTGAAAATGTGCTTAGCAGTTATAATTTCAAAAAGAGTTTTAAAGGTGGTGGAAGCATGA
- the fabK gene encoding enoyl-[acyl-carrier-protein] reductase FabK, protein MNRICKLFNIKYPILMGGMSWAGTPRLAAAVSNAGGLGIIGAGAMKGEDLQNAIDEVRKHTDKPFGVNIILVSPFADELVEVVLKNKVPVVTFGAGNPTKYINDLKSTGIKVVPVVASENLARLVERTGADAVIAEGMESGGHIGEVTTFVLVNSVSKSVKIPVIAAGGIADGKGMAAAFALGAEGIQMGTRFIASKEAEVHENFKNLIIKSGIRDTIITGASLGHSARVIKTKFAKIVKTLEVESPQDAENILVGSLRKAVQEGNIEQGSFMAGQSVGLIKDIKPVHEIIEEIMEEFNETVRKLGEVRL, encoded by the coding sequence ATGAATAGAATTTGCAAACTCTTTAATATTAAATATCCAATATTGATGGGTGGAATGTCTTGGGCTGGTACACCAAGACTTGCTGCAGCTGTATCAAATGCTGGAGGCCTAGGAATAATAGGTGCAGGAGCTATGAAAGGTGAAGACTTACAAAATGCGATTGATGAGGTAAGAAAACACACAGATAAACCATTTGGAGTAAATATAATATTAGTGTCACCGTTTGCAGATGAACTAGTTGAAGTTGTATTAAAAAACAAAGTTCCAGTTGTAACATTTGGGGCGGGAAATCCAACAAAATACATAAATGATTTGAAAAGTACAGGGATTAAAGTTGTTCCAGTAGTTGCTTCGGAAAATCTTGCTCGACTTGTTGAAAGGACTGGAGCTGATGCAGTTATTGCTGAAGGAATGGAATCTGGTGGGCATATAGGCGAAGTTACAACTTTTGTTTTAGTTAACTCTGTATCAAAGAGTGTAAAAATTCCTGTAATTGCTGCAGGTGGAATTGCAGATGGAAAAGGAATGGCAGCTGCTTTTGCGTTAGGGGCTGAGGGAATACAAATGGGAACAAGATTTATTGCTAGTAAAGAAGCAGAAGTTCATGAAAACTTTAAAAATTTAATTATAAAATCAGGAATAAGAGATACTATTATTACTGGAGCAAGTTTGGGTCATTCAGCAAGAGTTATAAAAACTAAGTTTGCAAAAATAGTCAAAACTTTGGAAGTTGAAAGTCCACAAGATGCCGAAAATATATTGGTTGGTAGCCTTAGAAAAGCTGTTCAGGAAGGAAATATTGAGCAAGGCTCTTTCATGGCAGGACAGAGTGTTGGGTTAATTAAAGATATAAAGCCTGTACACGAAATTATTGAAGAAATAATGGAAGAATTTAACGAGACTGTGAGAAAATTAGGGGAGGTAAGGTTATGA
- the fabZ gene encoding 3-hydroxyacyl-ACP dehydratase FabZ — MKKEEIMKILPHRDPILLVDRVVEKGEDYIVAEREIKDSDPIFKGHFPNYHIYPGVYILEGLAQTAGILLLKGNDEIPLFLGIDNARFKGEVRPDCTLRYEVKIKEIKAGVVFVDAKAYVSSKMVAKAVLLLGSKR; from the coding sequence ATGAAAAAAGAGGAAATAATGAAAATTTTGCCTCATAGAGATCCTATTTTGCTTGTTGACAGAGTTGTTGAAAAAGGAGAAGATTATATTGTTGCTGAAAGAGAAATTAAAGATTCTGATCCTATATTTAAAGGTCATTTTCCAAATTACCATATATATCCAGGTGTTTATATTTTAGAAGGTCTTGCACAAACTGCAGGAATACTGCTTTTAAAAGGAAATGATGAAATACCATTATTTTTAGGGATTGATAATGCGCGTTTTAAAGGAGAAGTAAGGCCCGATTGTACACTAAGATATGAAGTTAAGATAAAAGAAATAAAAGCTGGAGTAGTGTTTGTAGATGCAAAAGCATATGTTAGTAGTAAAATGGTAGCGAAAGCAGTTCTATTATTAGGTTCAAAGAGGTGA
- the fabF gene encoding beta-ketoacyl-ACP synthase II, with translation MKRVVITGMGTINPIGKNISEFSENLKKMHIGIDKISSFNAENLPVKIAGEVTGFVPEEYIDKKLSKRIDRYTQFALVAAKEAIENSKINFEGIEERVAVIVASGMGGFITLDKQNDVFKERGANRVSPFMIPMILSNMASGVVAMNYKLKGPNFSVVSACASSVHAIALGALLIRHGYVDVAVVGGAEATIAPLPIAGFAAMKALSTRNDEPKKASRPFDVERDGFVMAEGAGILILESEEFAKKRNANILAQVKGFGMNDDAYHFSAPDPQSKGSTSVMLQSLKDANLSPDEIDLVSCHATSTPVGDELEAQAILNVFGERNNLFVNSTKALTGHLLGAAGVVETIAAILEMNEGFVHGMPNLEKPDEIASKLNLVKETREAKINNFLKNSFGFGGHNASVVIGRY, from the coding sequence GTGAAAAGAGTTGTTATAACTGGAATGGGGACCATAAATCCAATTGGAAAAAATATTTCCGAGTTTTCTGAAAATCTGAAAAAAATGCATATAGGAATAGATAAAATTTCAAGCTTCAATGCTGAAAATTTACCTGTAAAAATTGCTGGAGAAGTAACAGGTTTTGTGCCAGAAGAATACATTGATAAAAAATTATCTAAACGTATTGATAGGTACACTCAATTTGCACTTGTTGCTGCAAAAGAGGCTATTGAAAACTCAAAGATCAATTTTGAAGGAATAGAAGAAAGAGTTGCGGTAATAGTAGCAAGTGGTATGGGAGGATTTATAACTCTCGACAAACAAAATGATGTTTTCAAAGAACGTGGTGCAAATAGAGTTAGTCCATTTATGATCCCAATGATACTTTCAAATATGGCAAGTGGTGTTGTTGCAATGAATTATAAGCTAAAAGGACCTAATTTTTCAGTTGTTAGTGCTTGTGCAAGTTCAGTTCATGCTATTGCTTTGGGAGCACTTTTAATAAGGCACGGCTATGTGGATGTAGCTGTTGTAGGTGGTGCAGAAGCTACTATTGCTCCATTACCAATTGCAGGTTTTGCGGCTATGAAAGCTTTGTCTACAAGGAATGATGAGCCGAAAAAAGCTTCTAGGCCATTTGATGTTGAAAGAGATGGTTTTGTAATGGCAGAAGGAGCCGGAATACTAATTTTAGAATCCGAAGAATTTGCTAAAAAGAGAAACGCAAATATATTAGCCCAAGTTAAGGGTTTTGGAATGAACGATGATGCTTATCATTTTAGTGCTCCTGATCCTCAATCAAAAGGTTCTACATCAGTAATGCTTCAATCATTAAAAGATGCAAACCTTTCTCCGGATGAAATTGATCTTGTAAGCTGTCATGCTACAAGTACACCAGTTGGTGATGAACTTGAAGCTCAAGCAATTTTGAATGTTTTTGGAGAAAGGAATAATTTATTTGTAAATTCAACCAAGGCTTTAACTGGACATTTATTAGGAGCAGCAGGTGTTGTAGAAACAATTGCAGCAATATTAGAAATGAATGAAGGTTTTGTACATGGAATGCCAAATCTTGAGAAACCTGATGAAATTGCTTCGAAATTAAATTTAGTTAAAGAAACTAGAGAAGCAAAGATTAATAATTTTCTTAAAAATTCGTTCGGTTTTGGTGGTCATAATGCTTCTGTTGTTATTGGGAGGTACTAA
- a CDS encoding PSP1 domain-containing protein: MELTAEVYGVELIPMGPIIYYTENGEDIKVNDTVIVISEFGLDYGVVRIGKRQMSIDDIGYDLKPIIRKATEEDLETIEKNKEIAKRAFEVTKQLVKKHGLNMKVLYSKMMVDGSRLVIYFSSKNRVDFRELVKDIAKEFKTRIELRQVGARDEMKFIKGLGLCGKKSCCSYWLRSFDSITLKHAKRQQMMINTAKITGPCGRLLCCLKFEYDFYIDALKNIPDEGSMIKYNGKDAKVITVNVFLKKVTIYTKDGETIALPFDYFRGGNNVEIVDDNRDNIDLDITDDVFNGEE; the protein is encoded by the coding sequence ATGGAATTAACAGCTGAGGTATACGGTGTAGAATTGATACCTATGGGACCGATTATTTATTATACTGAAAATGGCGAAGATATAAAAGTAAATGATACAGTTATTGTTATTAGTGAGTTTGGTTTAGACTATGGAGTTGTAAGAATTGGTAAAAGGCAAATGAGCATAGATGATATAGGGTACGATTTAAAACCAATAATTAGAAAAGCTACTGAAGAAGATTTAGAAACAATTGAGAAAAATAAAGAAATTGCAAAAAGAGCATTTGAAGTTACAAAACAACTTGTAAAAAAACATGGTCTAAACATGAAGGTTTTATATTCAAAAATGATGGTTGATGGTTCAAGACTAGTAATTTATTTTAGTTCTAAAAACAGAGTAGACTTTAGAGAACTTGTTAAAGATATTGCTAAAGAATTTAAAACAAGAATAGAACTTAGACAAGTCGGTGCCAGAGATGAAATGAAATTTATAAAAGGTTTGGGACTTTGTGGAAAAAAGTCATGCTGTTCTTACTGGCTTAGAAGTTTTGACAGTATTACTCTAAAACATGCAAAAAGGCAACAGATGATGATAAATACCGCAAAAATTACTGGTCCATGTGGTAGATTACTTTGCTGCTTAAAATTTGAGTATGATTTCTACATAGACGCATTGAAAAACATTCCAGATGAAGGAAGTATGATTAAATATAATGGTAAAGATGCAAAAGTTATTACTGTAAATGTGTTTCTAAAAAAGGTAACAATATACACAAAAGACGGTGAAACTATAGCTCTACCCTTTGATTATTTTAGAGGTGGTAATAATGTGGAAATTGTTGATGACAACAGGGATAATATTGATCTTGATATCACTGATGATGTTTTTAATGGAGAAGAGTAA
- a CDS encoding DUF2905 domain-containing protein, with product MEKSKIFPLPGDIVIKRGNFVLIIPITSMIILSIILTIVMSLFRR from the coding sequence ATGGAGAAGAGTAAAATTTTTCCTTTGCCTGGAGATATTGTTATAAAAAGAGGCAATTTTGTTCTTATAATACCAATTACAAGCATGATTATACTAAGCATTATATTAACAATTGTTATGAGTCTTTTTAGAAGGTGA
- the tsaE gene encoding tRNA (adenosine(37)-N6)-threonylcarbamoyltransferase complex ATPase subunit type 1 TsaE, whose product MFEALELNDLKKLSQIISKFYIKYPVRFLYLNGDLGAGKTTFSKFFCENFGVDPDLVSSPTFSIVNVYEGYKTIYHVDLYRLESPDELFYVLEENFEDEDGIFLIEWSNLFENYFTEKGITLNFFHRNDGKRNVEIIIDTKLSSLDLIEDLRRWQDDREKVRKIGKESSKIE is encoded by the coding sequence ATGTTTGAGGCATTAGAACTAAACGATTTAAAAAAACTCTCGCAAATTATTTCAAAATTTTATATTAAGTATCCAGTCAGATTTCTTTATTTAAACGGAGATCTTGGAGCTGGTAAAACAACGTTTTCAAAATTTTTTTGTGAAAATTTTGGTGTTGATCCTGATTTAGTAAGTAGCCCAACTTTCTCGATTGTAAACGTATACGAAGGTTATAAAACAATTTACCATGTAGATTTGTATAGATTAGAAAGTCCTGATGAACTTTTTTATGTACTAGAAGAAAATTTCGAAGATGAAGATGGAATATTTTTAATCGAATGGAGTAATCTATTTGAAAACTATTTTACTGAGAAAGGTATAACATTAAATTTTTTTCATAGAAATGATGGAAAAAGGAATGTGGAAATAATAATCGATACAAAACTTTCTAGTTTAGACTTGATAGAAGATTTAAGGAGGTGGCAAGATGACCGAGAAAAAGTTCGAAAAATTGGAAAAGAAAGTAGCAAAATTGAATGA
- the lon gene encoding endopeptidase La: MTEKKFEKLEKKVAKLNEEEIEIPDILPAIAMRSNVVVYPNTVVPFYVGREKSLYALEDSMENYKQLIFLVNQKDTKIEDPTKDDLFKVGTVARIMQIGKLPDGTFKVLVEGLSRAKWIKSVEEKYFKFEIELLKSKYRKTKKLIALMRAVRDEMQKYIQYSRKLPTDALMFLEDMEDPDIFADLAASICPGNLEEKQELLEILHPGKRLEKILELLSKETELLEIEHQLDQKVKQRIEKSQKEYFLREKLRVIREELGGEEDAEIKEIEEKIEKGDYPDFVKEKARFELNRLEKMSPYSPEANVIRNYLDWILNLPWKEKSEENLDLKNAREILEKYHYGLKEPKQRILEFLATRKVSKSMKAPIICFVGPPGVGKTSLGRSIAEALGRKFLRMSLGGLRDEAEIRGHRRTYVGALPGRIIQLIRKAGVKNPVLLLDEIDKMGISFQGDPASALLEVLDPEQNKDFVDHYLELPFDLSEVLFITTANTLYNIPDALRDRMEIIEIPSYTNTEKYYIAKEYIIPKALEEIDIKKSQIIFKNEAINHIISDYTLEPGVRELERKIRAIIRKAVLEIVEGKNKVIITEKRVRKFLGAPKILEENKLEEPTIGVSTGLAWTAYGGTTLFIESTLFPGKGNLILTGKLGDVMKESAQIALSLTKKICGKDCMDIFEKNDIHIHVPEGAVPKDGPSAGVTIVTSLVSAVKKIPVRNDIAMTGEITLRGRVLPVGGIKEKVLAAYRKGIKKIILPYQNRFDIEKIPEEVKSDINFIFVKEIDEVLKEALICENKEC, encoded by the coding sequence ATGACCGAGAAAAAGTTCGAAAAATTGGAAAAGAAAGTAGCAAAATTGAATGAAGAAGAAATAGAAATACCTGATATATTACCTGCTATAGCAATGAGAAGTAATGTTGTAGTTTATCCTAATACTGTAGTACCTTTCTATGTTGGTCGTGAAAAATCTTTATATGCACTTGAAGATTCAATGGAAAATTACAAACAGTTAATTTTTCTTGTTAATCAAAAAGATACTAAGATTGAAGATCCTACAAAAGATGATCTATTCAAAGTAGGAACAGTTGCAAGAATAATGCAAATAGGAAAACTCCCAGATGGAACTTTTAAAGTTTTAGTTGAAGGACTTTCAAGAGCAAAATGGATAAAGTCAGTTGAAGAAAAATATTTTAAATTTGAAATAGAGCTCTTAAAATCAAAATATAGGAAGACGAAAAAACTAATAGCTTTAATGAGAGCTGTAAGAGATGAAATGCAAAAGTATATCCAATATTCAAGAAAACTTCCTACAGATGCTTTAATGTTTTTGGAAGATATGGAAGATCCTGATATTTTTGCAGATCTTGCTGCTTCAATTTGTCCAGGAAATCTTGAAGAAAAACAAGAGTTGTTAGAAATATTACATCCAGGTAAAAGACTTGAAAAAATCCTAGAACTTTTGTCTAAAGAAACTGAATTGTTAGAAATTGAACATCAACTCGATCAAAAAGTCAAACAAAGGATTGAAAAATCGCAGAAGGAATATTTTTTAAGAGAAAAACTTAGGGTAATTAGAGAAGAGTTAGGCGGAGAAGAAGATGCCGAAATAAAAGAAATTGAAGAGAAAATAGAAAAAGGGGATTATCCAGATTTTGTAAAAGAAAAAGCAAGATTTGAACTTAATAGACTTGAGAAAATGTCTCCCTATTCACCAGAAGCAAATGTTATTCGAAATTATCTTGATTGGATACTTAACTTACCTTGGAAAGAAAAAAGTGAAGAAAATTTAGATTTAAAAAATGCTAGAGAAATACTTGAGAAGTACCATTACGGGCTAAAAGAGCCGAAACAAAGAATTCTAGAATTCTTGGCAACTAGAAAAGTTTCAAAGTCAATGAAAGCACCCATAATTTGTTTTGTTGGACCTCCTGGTGTTGGAAAAACTTCACTTGGAAGATCAATTGCAGAGGCATTAGGAAGAAAATTTTTAAGAATGTCTTTGGGTGGTTTAAGAGACGAAGCAGAAATAAGAGGGCATAGAAGAACTTATGTAGGAGCTCTTCCCGGAAGAATAATTCAGCTAATTAGAAAAGCTGGTGTAAAAAATCCAGTTCTTTTGTTAGATGAGATCGACAAAATGGGTATAAGTTTCCAAGGAGATCCTGCATCAGCTTTATTAGAAGTACTTGATCCTGAACAAAACAAAGATTTTGTTGATCATTATCTAGAATTGCCTTTTGATTTATCCGAGGTTTTGTTTATAACCACTGCTAATACTCTTTATAATATTCCAGATGCTCTTAGAGATAGGATGGAGATAATAGAAATACCGAGCTATACAAATACTGAAAAATATTATATAGCAAAAGAATATATTATTCCTAAAGCACTAGAAGAAATTGATATAAAAAAATCTCAAATTATATTTAAAAATGAAGCAATTAATCATATTATATCTGATTATACTCTTGAACCTGGAGTTAGAGAGCTTGAGAGAAAGATTAGGGCAATTATTAGAAAAGCTGTTCTTGAGATAGTTGAAGGTAAAAATAAGGTAATAATAACAGAAAAAAGAGTAAGAAAATTTTTAGGAGCACCAAAAATACTTGAAGAAAATAAATTAGAAGAACCAACAATTGGTGTTTCAACCGGGCTTGCTTGGACCGCGTATGGTGGAACAACACTTTTTATTGAAAGTACTTTATTCCCTGGAAAGGGAAATTTAATACTTACGGGAAAATTAGGCGATGTTATGAAAGAATCTGCACAAATCGCTCTAAGTCTTACTAAAAAAATTTGCGGAAAAGATTGTATGGATATATTTGAAAAAAACGATATACATATACATGTTCCAGAAGGTGCTGTTCCAAAAGACGGACCTAGTGCAGGTGTTACAATAGTTACAAGTCTGGTTTCAGCTGTAAAAAAGATCCCTGTTAGAAATGACATCGCTATGACAGGTGAAATAACACTTAGAGGTAGAGTTCTTCCAGTTGGCGGAATTAAAGAAAAAGTATTAGCTGCATACCGTAAAGGAATTAAAAAAATAATTCTACCATATCAAAATAGATTTGATATTGAAAAAATACCTGAAGAAGTAAAATCTGATATTAACTTTATCTTTGTAAAGGAAATAGATGAGGTTTTAAAGGAGGCATTAATTTGTGAAAATAAAGAGTGTTGA
- the yihA gene encoding ribosome biogenesis GTP-binding protein YihA/YsxC: MKIKSVELVKTIYKSNDKYPESLNGEFVFVGRSNVGKSTLLNILTGRNIAKTSKKPGKTASINFYKINNSFYFVDLPGYGYAKVSVEERARWQKIIENYFSKRAWNIKLVFVLIDGRHELQKNDEILLEWLKELELDFAIVMTKMDKLKNSERAKMIRYYNDLYGENYTIIPYSAITREGIEKIYELIEIFGGV, translated from the coding sequence GTGAAAATAAAGAGTGTTGAACTTGTAAAAACTATATATAAAAGTAATGATAAGTATCCAGAATCATTGAATGGAGAATTTGTATTTGTAGGTAGATCAAATGTTGGTAAATCAACACTTTTAAACATTTTAACTGGTAGAAACATAGCAAAAACAAGTAAAAAGCCCGGAAAAACGGCCTCCATAAATTTTTACAAAATAAATAATTCATTTTATTTTGTTGACTTACCTGGATATGGCTATGCAAAAGTTTCTGTAGAAGAGAGAGCGCGTTGGCAAAAAATAATTGAAAATTATTTTTCAAAAAGAGCTTGGAATATAAAATTAGTCTTTGTCTTAATTGATGGCAGACATGAACTTCAAAAAAATGATGAAATATTACTTGAATGGTTGAAAGAATTAGAATTAGATTTTGCAATTGTTATGACTAAGATGGATAAATTGAAAAATTCTGAGAGAGCTAAAATGATTAGGTATTACAATGATCTTTACGGAGAAAATTACACTATTATTCCATACTCTGCCATCACAAGAGAAGGAATAGAAAAAATTTATGAATTAATAGAAATATTTGGAGGTGTTTGA
- the argS gene encoding arginine--tRNA ligase — translation MIREVINERLESILREEGLEYQFNVEIPDENFGDYSTNIALIGSKHFKKPPREVAKLFVDKLSKESIFSEVTIAGPGFINFRISKDFYLSILSEMIKKEKAYWKIQKNNKKIQLEYGSANPTGPFTVGHGRQIVIGDVLGNVLEFLGYDVTKEMYINDAGRQIRLLGRSLWVRYNELFGKEYELPEDGYRGDYLIDFAKKLKDEIGNKYVEKWDDEVEKFFMKYSVENILKTMDDTLSMLDCGFDSKVKESFVIEKGYVDIVLNKFKEKNMIYEKDGAVWLKVSKVIDENDKVLIRSDGTYTYFLTDIAYHYYKFTRGYDRVYDIFGSDHHGHIPRMIAAMKLLDIDESFVHFILHQFVTLKRNDEIVKMSTRAGNFITLDELIKEVGKDATRYFFAMNDVNTHLIFDLELAKSKSNDNPVYYVQYAYARINSIFEKAKEKDIDFKILDNIELLENEHEMSIIKMMDEFIHSLYQVEEKLSPHYLTNYIFSLSEKFHSYYSKYKILDEENKSLSNARMNLIFALKNVFEISFELLGISAPEKM, via the coding sequence TTGATTAGGGAAGTTATAAATGAGCGTTTAGAAAGTATTTTGCGTGAAGAAGGTCTCGAATATCAATTTAACGTTGAAATTCCTGATGAAAATTTTGGAGACTATTCAACAAATATAGCACTTATTGGAAGTAAGCATTTTAAAAAACCTCCAAGAGAGGTTGCAAAATTGTTTGTCGACAAGCTTTCAAAAGAATCCATTTTTTCTGAAGTTACAATTGCCGGTCCTGGCTTCATAAATTTTAGAATATCAAAAGATTTCTATCTTAGCATTCTTTCAGAAATGATAAAAAAGGAAAAGGCATACTGGAAAATTCAAAAAAATAATAAAAAAATACAATTAGAGTATGGAAGTGCAAATCCAACTGGTCCGTTTACAGTGGGCCATGGAAGACAAATTGTTATAGGAGATGTTCTTGGTAATGTACTAGAATTTCTTGGATATGATGTAACAAAAGAAATGTATATTAATGATGCTGGAAGACAAATAAGACTCTTAGGAAGGTCCTTATGGGTTAGATACAATGAATTGTTCGGAAAAGAATATGAACTTCCAGAGGATGGTTATAGAGGAGATTATTTGATAGATTTTGCTAAAAAACTTAAAGATGAAATTGGTAATAAATATGTAGAAAAATGGGATGATGAAGTTGAAAAATTTTTCATGAAATATTCTGTTGAAAATATCTTAAAAACCATGGATGACACCTTATCAATGCTTGATTGTGGCTTTGATTCTAAAGTCAAGGAAAGCTTTGTAATAGAAAAAGGTTATGTAGATATTGTTCTTAATAAGTTTAAAGAAAAGAATATGATTTATGAAAAAGACGGGGCAGTTTGGTTAAAAGTTTCAAAAGTTATAGACGAAAATGATAAAGTTTTAATTAGAAGTGATGGAACTTACACCTATTTCTTAACTGATATTGCTTATCATTACTACAAATTTACTAGAGGATATGACAGGGTATATGATATCTTTGGAAGCGATCATCACGGACATATTCCGAGAATGATTGCAGCTATGAAATTATTAGATATTGATGAAAGCTTTGTCCACTTTATACTTCATCAATTTGTAACTTTAAAGAGGAATGATGAAATAGTAAAAATGAGTACAAGAGCAGGAAATTTCATTACACTTGATGAGTTAATTAAAGAAGTTGGAAAAGATGCAACAAGATACTTTTTTGCTATGAACGATGTAAATACACATCTTATTTTTGACCTTGAACTTGCAAAATCAAAATCAAATGATAATCCTGTATATTATGTACAATATGCATATGCAAGAATAAATAGTATTTTCGAAAAAGCAAAAGAAAAAGATATAGATTTTAAAATTTTAGATAATATTGAACTTTTGGAAAATGAACATGAAATGAGTATAATAAAAATGATGGATGAGTTCATCCACTCACTATATCAAGTTGAAGAAAAGCTTTCACCTCATTACTTAACAAATTATATATTTAGCTTGTCAGAAAAATTTCATAGCTATTATTCAAAATACAAAATTTTAGATGAAGAAAATAAATCTCTGTCAAATGCAAGAATGAACCTTATTTTTGCCTTAAAAAATGTATTTGAAATTTCCTTTGAACTTCTTGGAATAAGTGCACCTGAAAAAATGTAG